From Coffea arabica cultivar ET-39 chromosome 10e, Coffea Arabica ET-39 HiFi, whole genome shotgun sequence, one genomic window encodes:
- the LOC113712654 gene encoding RING-H2 finger protein ATL54-like: MRHRKLHPFTKGNDTISCPEICGSTCQEGCYPYTTNSMPPPATVPPPIAHNSSAKQGHHVSPLVIVLGTSFASCFLLVCYYFIVVKYFLACNRSRPRQQQRGAADEEFLDENRGPGIDHPIWYINTIGLQPSVIEAITIFRYKKGDNFIEGTECSVCLNEFRDDETLRLLPKCSHAFHVSCIDAWLRSHTNCPVCRAGIVSSAAATPVVASVGINSHNMRPGEASQVENPEDDEELSTNHARENEFRENGGGPTGEITEFPEVHQDGRVVEAAKFWVTDDSHDKSMMEGGKFEMQPMRRSVSVDSLLAANINGAVANMRLAEFEDTPVDQDVEADHVSGENVVGENSRTPRISNGSSSITQFLHMGPVRMKRSFSYAGRSFLSRQSSRTNSSLPL; this comes from the coding sequence ATGAGGCACAGAAAATTACATCCATTTACGAAAGGTAACGACACCATTTCTTGTCCAGAGATTTGCGGTTCAACATGCCAGGAGGGTTGCTATCCTTATACAACAAACTCAATGCCTCCTCCGGCAACGGTGCCACCACCAATAGCTCACAATTCGTCAGCTAAACAAGGCCATCACGTTTCCCCTCTTGTCATAGTCTTAGGAACGTCGTTTGCTAGCTGCTTCCTTCTTGTCTGCTACTATTTTATAGTGGTCAAGTATTTCTTGGCATGTAATCGTTCTAGGCCGCGGCAACAGCAGCGAGGAGCTGCTGATGAAGAGTTCCTGGATGAAAATCGTGGCCCGGGCATTGATCATCCCATTTGGTACATAAACACGATTGGTCTACAGCCATCAGTTATTGAAGCTATCACGATTTTCAGGTACAAGAAAGGTGATAACTTCATCGAAGGGACTGAGTGCTCGGTTTGTTTGAATGAGTTTCGAGATGATGAAACTCTTAGGTTGTTACCAAAATGTAGCCATGCCTTTCACGTTTCTTGCATCGATGCCTGGTTGAGGTCTCACACAAATTGTCCCGTTTGTCGTGCTGGTATTGTTTCCAGTGCCGCAGCTACTCCTGTGGTGGCTTCAGTTGGGATTAATTCTCATAACATGCGCCCGGGTGAAGCTTCCCAGGTGGAGAATCcggaagatgatgaagaattgAGTACTAATCATGCAAGGGAAAATGAATTTCGTGAAAACGGGGGAGGTCCTACAGGGGAAATCACTGAATTTCCAGAGGTTCATCAGGATGGACGGGTTGTGGAAGCTGCAAAATTTTGGGTAACTGATGATTCACACGATAAATCGATGATGGAGGGAGGGAAATTTGAGATGCAACCAATGAGAAGGTCTGTTTCAGTGGATTCTTTGTTGGCTGCAAATATCAATGGTGCTGTTGCTAACATGCGGTTGGCTGAATTTGAGGATACCCCAGTGGATCAAGATGTTGAGGCAGACCATGTTTCCGGAGAGAACGTCGTCGGTGAAAATTCTAGGACGCCTAGGATTAGCAATGGGAGTTCTTCAATTACACAATTTCTGCATATGGGACCTGTTAGGATGAAGAGATCGTTTTCATATGCTGGGAGGTCATTTTTATCCAGGCAAAGTTCAAGAACCAACTCATCACTTCCCTTGTGA